From Gimesia panareensis, the proteins below share one genomic window:
- a CDS encoding 30S ribosomal protein S1 produces MVDRNLIREFGVSDEDLDAAFAEVMPEVEAGEEEENDWVLDDVYASVSCAYDVNQIIDGVVLSVDGEEVLVDIGFKSEGVVHIDEWSEEEEPPKAGDKVQVLLEEVEDEFGLTMLSKRKADRIREWEKVIATHAEGDVVSGTVVRKIKGGLLINIGVNVFLPASQVDIRRPSDIANYIGRTIECVILKIDEARRNIVVSRRKLIEEKREKLKQDLLSKIEEGQIVKGVVKNIADFGAFVDLGGIDGLLHITDMSWGRINHPTEIVKIDDEIEVMILSVDREKEKIALGLKQKTPSPWELVESKYPVGTKVTGTVVNVMSYGAFVKLEDGIEGLVHISEMSWTKRINHPSELVNIGDEVEVVVLGVNKDKQEISLGMKQTQSNPWDEVTKKYPEGARVKGTVRNLTNYGAFIELEEGVDGLLHVSDMSWTRKISHASEVMKKGDEIECLVISVDEERKRIALGLKQLSSDPWETDIPQKYQPGAIVQGVVTKITNFGVFVELEDELEGLLHISELADHKVENPEDIVKVGETLDVKILRVDTEDRKIGLSRKLEEPIEEEAEAGEGGEAPATPRKELMGGTGGDAPLFTMPSESAEAASNDSDSSEE; encoded by the coding sequence ATGGTTGATCGTAACTTAATTCGAGAGTTTGGTGTTTCGGACGAAGACCTGGATGCAGCGTTTGCAGAGGTTATGCCCGAAGTTGAGGCTGGTGAAGAAGAAGAAAATGACTGGGTACTGGATGACGTATATGCATCTGTCTCCTGTGCCTATGACGTCAATCAGATCATCGACGGAGTCGTACTGAGTGTTGACGGTGAAGAGGTTCTCGTCGACATCGGATTCAAGAGCGAAGGCGTCGTCCACATCGACGAATGGTCAGAAGAAGAAGAGCCTCCCAAGGCTGGCGATAAAGTACAGGTCCTGCTCGAAGAGGTCGAAGATGAATTCGGCCTGACGATGCTCTCCAAACGGAAAGCGGATCGGATTCGTGAATGGGAAAAGGTCATCGCGACCCACGCCGAAGGCGATGTGGTTTCCGGTACCGTGGTCCGCAAGATCAAAGGTGGTCTGCTGATCAACATCGGCGTGAACGTCTTCCTGCCCGCCAGTCAGGTCGATATCCGTCGTCCCTCTGATATTGCTAACTACATTGGCCGCACAATCGAGTGTGTGATCCTCAAAATCGACGAAGCCCGTCGCAACATCGTGGTCTCACGTCGTAAGCTTATCGAAGAAAAACGCGAAAAGCTCAAACAGGATCTGCTCAGCAAGATCGAAGAAGGTCAGATCGTCAAAGGGGTTGTCAAGAACATCGCCGACTTCGGTGCCTTCGTCGACCTGGGCGGTATCGACGGCCTGCTGCACATTACCGACATGAGCTGGGGCCGGATCAATCATCCGACTGAGATCGTCAAGATTGACGACGAAATCGAAGTCATGATCCTGAGCGTCGATCGCGAAAAAGAAAAGATCGCTCTGGGCCTCAAGCAGAAAACCCCCAGCCCCTGGGAACTGGTCGAATCCAAGTACCCTGTGGGAACCAAGGTTACCGGGACTGTGGTCAACGTCATGTCCTACGGTGCCTTCGTCAAGCTGGAAGATGGTATTGAAGGTCTGGTCCACATCAGTGAAATGTCCTGGACCAAACGTATCAATCACCCCAGCGAACTGGTCAACATCGGCGACGAAGTCGAAGTCGTTGTCCTGGGCGTCAACAAAGACAAGCAGGAAATCTCACTGGGTATGAAACAGACTCAGTCCAATCCCTGGGACGAAGTCACCAAGAAATACCCCGAAGGGGCCCGGGTCAAAGGGACCGTTCGCAACCTTACCAACTACGGTGCCTTCATCGAACTGGAAGAAGGTGTCGACGGTCTGTTGCACGTGAGCGATATGTCCTGGACCCGTAAGATTTCACACGCCAGCGAAGTCATGAAGAAAGGCGATGAAATCGAGTGTCTGGTCATCTCGGTTGACGAAGAACGCAAGCGGATCGCCCTGGGCCTGAAGCAGCTCTCTTCGGATCCCTGGGAAACCGACATTCCTCAGAAATACCAGCCCGGTGCGATCGTACAGGGTGTGGTCACCAAGATTACCAACTTTGGTGTCTTCGTAGAACTGGAAGACGAACTGGAAGGTCTGCTGCACATTTCTGAGCTGGCCGACCACAAGGTCGAAAATCCGGAAGATATCGTCAAGGTCGGCGAAACTCTGGACGTCAAGATTCTGCGAGTCGATACGGAAGACCGTAAAATCGGCCTGAGCCGTAAACTCGAAGAGCCAATCGAAGAAGAAGCAGAAGCAGGCGAAGGCGGAGAAGCTCCTGCAACTCCCCGCAAGGAACTGATGGGCGGAACCGGTGGCGACGCTCCTCTGTTTACCATGCCTTCAGAGAGTGCCGAAGCTGCTTCGAACGATTCCGATTCGAGCGAAGAGTAA